Proteins found in one Triticum aestivum cultivar Chinese Spring chromosome 4D, IWGSC CS RefSeq v2.1, whole genome shotgun sequence genomic segment:
- the LOC123095663 gene encoding uncharacterized protein isoform X2, producing MWRSADSNPFKPADCPSQRSSTSKGGGGVCGCHHSSPSPRRRSLSSSFGEKENEPRDRTPKPAARSGGPKNFMAPTISAASKAASPRNSTSKVLGERNHETPHLAPFSPANLAHKPKGPPPEAGAPRRLRLSFEAPPAATAPHGLLAAGMEDPVLGSVNHHHAEANSVGAERSLRHSFEAPSAAAAWHSPLAGDDDDAGMEDPVRVGVGVNRPHAAADPVGAEPSRAALYDPKTNYTSPRPRFLHYKPNPRVDIYRHGGAGVRRLEDGFASASASESSDETDATATTEDDLTEEEQGQAQQNHLPGEQPALAAPPEAAEACVLAPEPAPGSPPPPLLLSPEAAAVTPEPARVPAPEPRATPPRARALTPEPEHGARAPAKKGSALRFLLPLAFVLFMSAASVCVLLQPDSPIMSRASSFLSVQESHPVELAAWLKQWPSSSLDSITSYWEALASTSTQEQEYFGPHFAANWSAAAADGDHGAAADFYYNFAEAWPVTSEEPISSANALPAEPEEESVDDAGVGEESDASDYYDMVVDELDVEMSEEAPGSSYGATVLEEQLKIQDAVSEASSADLIAESEGVAAVVEEESDASDYSKAVDERASEAAPGSSNGEEISQDLGTPSEPAELREQDVESEEPEDNHGNGKEDKEPHLGLESDSSMSPSYLDRISKPAAAAGVAIVVVILSASIAALSMRKKQAQVATSANAPAEQAEEAETRSGSASSEGHRLVKSPQAEETERFGDSGFSQYSSSLSSGHGHGRGKTKEEENVGLEPASKRESMSYSTSSYGSFTTYEKIAAKKRNKDDEAMTPVRRSSRLRSVKSPEAESS from the exons ATGTGGAGGAGCGCCGACTCCAACCCCTTCAAGCCCGCCG ATTGCCCGTCGCAGAGGAGCTCCACCtccaagggcggcggcggcgtctgcgggTGCCACCACTCCTCGCCCTCGCCGCGCCGGaggtccctctcctcctccttcgggGAGAAGGAGAACGAGCCGCGGGACCGCACCCCCAAGCCCGCGGCGCGCTCTGGCGGCCCCAAGAACTTCATGGCGCCCACCATCTCCGCCGCGTCCAAGGCCGCCTCGCCCAGGAACAGCACCAGCAAGGTGCTCGGGGAGCGCAACCACGAGACGCCCCACCTCGCGCCCTTCTCCCCCGCCAACCTCGCGCACAAGCCCAAGGGGCCACCGCCCGAGGCGggagccccgcgccgcctgcgcctCTCCTTCGAGGCCCCTCCCGCGGCCACCGCACCGCACGGCTTGCTCGCCGCGGGGATGGAGGATCCCGTGTTAGGCAGCGTGAACCACCACCACGCGGAGGCCAATTCGGTGGGCGCGGAGCGCAGCCTGCGGCACTCGTTCGAGGCCCCTTCCGCGGCGGCCGCGTGGCACAGCCCGCTCGCTGGAGATGATGACGACGCGGGGATGGAGGATCCCGTGCGCGTGGGCGTGGGCGTCAACCGCCCGCACGCCGCGGCCGATCCGGTGGGCGCGGAGCCGTCCCGGGCGGCCCTGTACGACCCCAAGACCAACTACACTTCGCCGCGGCCGCGGTTCCTCCACTACAAGCCCAACCCCCGCGTCGACATCTACCGGCACGGCGGCGCTGGCGTCAGGCGCCTCGAGGACggcttcgcctccgcctccgcctcggaGAGCAGCGACGAAACCGACGCCACTGCCACCACGGAGGACGACCTCACGGAGGAGGAGCAAGGGCAAGCACAGCAAAATCATCTGCCGGGGGAACAGCCAGCTCTCGCCGCTCCACCTGAGGCTGCCGAGGCCTGCGTCCTGGCGCCAGAGCCCGCGCCgggttcgccgccgcctcctctgctGCTGTCACCGGAGGCTGCTGCGGTGACGCCAGAGCCGGCTCGCGTCCCTGCACCGGAGCCTAGGGCGACTCCTCCGCGAGCCCGTGCACTGACGCCGGAGCCGGAGCATGGGGCGCGAGCTCCAGCCAAGAAGGGATCCGCGTTGAGGTTCCTGCTCCCCCTCGCTTTCGTTCTGTTCATGTCTGCTGCTTCCGTGTGCGTGCTGCTGCAGCCAGATTCCCCGATCATGTCGAGGGCGTCCAGCTTTCTTTCAGTTCAAGAATCACACCCTGTGGAGTTGGCTGCTTGGCTCAAGCAATGGCCAAGCAGTTCGTTGGATTCGATCACGTCTTACTGGGAGGCCTTGGCTTCCACATCCACACAAGAGCAAGAGTACTTTGGTCCGCATTTCGCAGCCAACTGGAGTGCTGCAGCTGCCGATGGTGACCATGGTGCTGCTGCTGATTTCTACTACAACTTCGCCGAGGCATGGCCAGTGACGAGTGAAGAGCCTATTAGCAGCGCCAATGCCTTGCCTGCAGAGCCGGAAGAAGAATCAGTTGATGATGCTGGAGTGGGAGAAGAATCTGATGCATCAGACTACTACGACATGGTAGTAGATGAGCTTGATGTTGAAATGTCAGAAGAAGCTCCTGGTAGCAGCTATGGTGCCACTGTCTTGGAGGAGCAGTTGAAGATCCAGGATGCAGTTTCTGAAGCAAGCAGTGCTGACTTGATTGCAGAATCAGAGGGTGTTGCTGCAGTGGTAGAAGAAGAATCTGATGCATCAGACTACTCCAAGGCAGTAGATGAGCGGGCATCAGAAGCAGCTCCAGGTAGCAGCAATGGCGAAGAGATCAGTCAGGATTTGGGCACCCCGTCTGAACCTGCTGAGctgcgtgagcaagatgttgagaGTGAAGAGCCCGAGGACAATCACGGCAATGGCAAGGAAGACAAGGAGCCGCATCTTGGTCTTGAGTCGGATTCCAGCATGTCGCCAAGCTACTTGGACAGAATCTCAAAGCCTGCAGCAGCAGCAGGTGTTGCCATTGTCGTGGTCATTCTTTCAGCCAGCATTGCTGCCCTTTCCATGAGGAAGAAGCAAGCTCAGGTTGCCACAAGTGCCAATGCACCAGCTGAGCAAGCCGAGGAAGCTGAGACTCGATCTGGTTCAGCGAGCAGTGAGGGCCATCGTCTTGTCAAGTCTCCTCAGGCAGAAGAAACTGAGCGATTTGGTGACTCTGGTTTCTCTCAGTACAGCAGCAGCTTGTCGTCTGGCCATGGCCATGGCAGGGGGAAGACCAAGGAGGAAGAGAACGTCGGCCTCGAGCCCGCGTCCAAGAGGGAGTCCATGTCATACTCCACATCATCCTATGGCAGCTTCACGACCTATGAGAAGATCGCTGCCAAGAAA AGGAACAAGGATGATGAGGCGATGACCCCGGTCCGGCGCTCCAGCAGGCTGCGGAGTGTCAAATCACCCGAGGCCGAGTCTAGTTAG
- the LOC123095663 gene encoding uncharacterized protein isoform X1, producing MATVARSPSPSPAAARPCPAMRRSADSNPFKPADCPSQRSSTSKGGGGVCGCHHSSPSPRRRSLSSSFGEKENEPRDRTPKPAARSGGPKNFMAPTISAASKAASPRNSTSKVLGERNHETPHLAPFSPANLAHKPKGPPPEAGAPRRLRLSFEAPPAATAPHGLLAAGMEDPVLGSVNHHHAEANSVGAERSLRHSFEAPSAAAAWHSPLAGDDDDAGMEDPVRVGVGVNRPHAAADPVGAEPSRAALYDPKTNYTSPRPRFLHYKPNPRVDIYRHGGAGVRRLEDGFASASASESSDETDATATTEDDLTEEEQGQAQQNHLPGEQPALAAPPEAAEACVLAPEPAPGSPPPPLLLSPEAAAVTPEPARVPAPEPRATPPRARALTPEPEHGARAPAKKGSALRFLLPLAFVLFMSAASVCVLLQPDSPIMSRASSFLSVQESHPVELAAWLKQWPSSSLDSITSYWEALASTSTQEQEYFGPHFAANWSAAAADGDHGAAADFYYNFAEAWPVTSEEPISSANALPAEPEEESVDDAGVGEESDASDYYDMVVDELDVEMSEEAPGSSYGATVLEEQLKIQDAVSEASSADLIAESEGVAAVVEEESDASDYSKAVDERASEAAPGSSNGEEISQDLGTPSEPAELREQDVESEEPEDNHGNGKEDKEPHLGLESDSSMSPSYLDRISKPAAAAGVAIVVVILSASIAALSMRKKQAQVATSANAPAEQAEEAETRSGSASSEGHRLVKSPQAEETERFGDSGFSQYSSSLSSGHGHGRGKTKEEENVGLEPASKRESMSYSTSSYGSFTTYEKIAAKKRNKDDEAMTPVRRSSRLRSVKSPEAESS from the exons ATGGCAACGGTGGCCaggtccccgtccccgtcgccggccGCGGCCAGGCCCTGCCCCGCCATGCGGAGGAGCGCCGACTCCAACCCCTTCAAGCCCGCCG ATTGCCCGTCGCAGAGGAGCTCCACCtccaagggcggcggcggcgtctgcgggTGCCACCACTCCTCGCCCTCGCCGCGCCGGaggtccctctcctcctccttcgggGAGAAGGAGAACGAGCCGCGGGACCGCACCCCCAAGCCCGCGGCGCGCTCTGGCGGCCCCAAGAACTTCATGGCGCCCACCATCTCCGCCGCGTCCAAGGCCGCCTCGCCCAGGAACAGCACCAGCAAGGTGCTCGGGGAGCGCAACCACGAGACGCCCCACCTCGCGCCCTTCTCCCCCGCCAACCTCGCGCACAAGCCCAAGGGGCCACCGCCCGAGGCGggagccccgcgccgcctgcgcctCTCCTTCGAGGCCCCTCCCGCGGCCACCGCACCGCACGGCTTGCTCGCCGCGGGGATGGAGGATCCCGTGTTAGGCAGCGTGAACCACCACCACGCGGAGGCCAATTCGGTGGGCGCGGAGCGCAGCCTGCGGCACTCGTTCGAGGCCCCTTCCGCGGCGGCCGCGTGGCACAGCCCGCTCGCTGGAGATGATGACGACGCGGGGATGGAGGATCCCGTGCGCGTGGGCGTGGGCGTCAACCGCCCGCACGCCGCGGCCGATCCGGTGGGCGCGGAGCCGTCCCGGGCGGCCCTGTACGACCCCAAGACCAACTACACTTCGCCGCGGCCGCGGTTCCTCCACTACAAGCCCAACCCCCGCGTCGACATCTACCGGCACGGCGGCGCTGGCGTCAGGCGCCTCGAGGACggcttcgcctccgcctccgcctcggaGAGCAGCGACGAAACCGACGCCACTGCCACCACGGAGGACGACCTCACGGAGGAGGAGCAAGGGCAAGCACAGCAAAATCATCTGCCGGGGGAACAGCCAGCTCTCGCCGCTCCACCTGAGGCTGCCGAGGCCTGCGTCCTGGCGCCAGAGCCCGCGCCgggttcgccgccgcctcctctgctGCTGTCACCGGAGGCTGCTGCGGTGACGCCAGAGCCGGCTCGCGTCCCTGCACCGGAGCCTAGGGCGACTCCTCCGCGAGCCCGTGCACTGACGCCGGAGCCGGAGCATGGGGCGCGAGCTCCAGCCAAGAAGGGATCCGCGTTGAGGTTCCTGCTCCCCCTCGCTTTCGTTCTGTTCATGTCTGCTGCTTCCGTGTGCGTGCTGCTGCAGCCAGATTCCCCGATCATGTCGAGGGCGTCCAGCTTTCTTTCAGTTCAAGAATCACACCCTGTGGAGTTGGCTGCTTGGCTCAAGCAATGGCCAAGCAGTTCGTTGGATTCGATCACGTCTTACTGGGAGGCCTTGGCTTCCACATCCACACAAGAGCAAGAGTACTTTGGTCCGCATTTCGCAGCCAACTGGAGTGCTGCAGCTGCCGATGGTGACCATGGTGCTGCTGCTGATTTCTACTACAACTTCGCCGAGGCATGGCCAGTGACGAGTGAAGAGCCTATTAGCAGCGCCAATGCCTTGCCTGCAGAGCCGGAAGAAGAATCAGTTGATGATGCTGGAGTGGGAGAAGAATCTGATGCATCAGACTACTACGACATGGTAGTAGATGAGCTTGATGTTGAAATGTCAGAAGAAGCTCCTGGTAGCAGCTATGGTGCCACTGTCTTGGAGGAGCAGTTGAAGATCCAGGATGCAGTTTCTGAAGCAAGCAGTGCTGACTTGATTGCAGAATCAGAGGGTGTTGCTGCAGTGGTAGAAGAAGAATCTGATGCATCAGACTACTCCAAGGCAGTAGATGAGCGGGCATCAGAAGCAGCTCCAGGTAGCAGCAATGGCGAAGAGATCAGTCAGGATTTGGGCACCCCGTCTGAACCTGCTGAGctgcgtgagcaagatgttgagaGTGAAGAGCCCGAGGACAATCACGGCAATGGCAAGGAAGACAAGGAGCCGCATCTTGGTCTTGAGTCGGATTCCAGCATGTCGCCAAGCTACTTGGACAGAATCTCAAAGCCTGCAGCAGCAGCAGGTGTTGCCATTGTCGTGGTCATTCTTTCAGCCAGCATTGCTGCCCTTTCCATGAGGAAGAAGCAAGCTCAGGTTGCCACAAGTGCCAATGCACCAGCTGAGCAAGCCGAGGAAGCTGAGACTCGATCTGGTTCAGCGAGCAGTGAGGGCCATCGTCTTGTCAAGTCTCCTCAGGCAGAAGAAACTGAGCGATTTGGTGACTCTGGTTTCTCTCAGTACAGCAGCAGCTTGTCGTCTGGCCATGGCCATGGCAGGGGGAAGACCAAGGAGGAAGAGAACGTCGGCCTCGAGCCCGCGTCCAAGAGGGAGTCCATGTCATACTCCACATCATCCTATGGCAGCTTCACGACCTATGAGAAGATCGCTGCCAAGAAA AGGAACAAGGATGATGAGGCGATGACCCCGGTCCGGCGCTCCAGCAGGCTGCGGAGTGTCAAATCACCCGAGGCCGAGTCTAGTTAG
- the LOC123095662 gene encoding plastidial pyruvate kinase 1, chloroplastic, protein MATSAATSSFPSYLFPPPASRRSGARPARAAAEGVMDVVSEAELREKGFMGMRKTKLVCTVGPACVDALPALARGGMGVARVNLCHGGRDWHRAAMREVRRLNEEEGFCVSLMVDTEGSQLLVADHGGAASVKAEDCSEWLFTSKKTDKAHPFTMHVNFDKFSEGILVGDELVIDGGMATFQVTEKIGSDLRCKCTDPGLLLPRAKLSFWRDGKLVERNFGLPTLSTKDWADIEFGITEGVDCIALSFVKDANDIKSLKTYLSRRSLEHIKIFAKIESLESLKNLKDIVEASDGVMVARGDLGVQVPLEQIPAIQEAIVELCRNLNKPVIVASQLLESMVEYPTPTRAEVADVSEAVRQYADAIMLSAESAIGAFPEKALSVLRAASERMESWSREENMQRHLPQYQLAIALPDRISEQICTSAVEMANNLAVDAIFVYTKHGHMASLLSRNRPNPPIFAFTDDANTRKSMNLYWGVIPLQLLLSNSMDDNFKQTIKLLKSKGSVKPGDSVLVVADSDLNQPCAATSSVYQSIQVRLVD, encoded by the exons ATGGCCACCTCCGCCGCCACCAGCTCGTTCCCATCCTACCTCTTCCCGCCCCCCGCCTCCCGCCGCAGCGGGGCCCGTccggcccgggcggcggcggagggggtcATGGACGTGGTGTCGGAGGCGGAGCTCAGGGAGAAGGGGTTCATGGGCATGCGGAAGACGAAGCTCGTGTGCACGGTGGGCCCGGCGTGCGTGGACGCGCTGCCGGCGCTGGCGCGCGGCGGGATGGGCGTGGCGCGGGTCAACCTCTGCCACGGCGGCCGCGACTGGCACCGCGCCGCCATGCGCGAGGTGCGGAGGCTCAACGAAGAGGAGGGCTTCTGCGTCTCCCTCATGGTCGACACCGAGGGCTCCCAGCTCCTCGTCGCCGACCACGGCGGCGCCGCATCCGTCAAGGCCGAG GATTGCTCTGAATGGTTATTTACCAGTAAAAAAACAGATAAAGCTCACCCATTTACAATGCACGTGAACTTTGATAAGTTTTCTGAAG GCATTCTAGTTGGTGATGAGCTTGTCATAGATGGTGGAATGGCGACATTTCAAGTTACAGAGAAGATCGGGAGTGATCTGCGCTGTAAGTGCACAGATCCTGGTTTGCTTCTTCCTCGAGCCAAGTTGTCATTCTGGAGGGACGGAAAATTAGTTGAAAGGAACTTTGGGCTTCCTACATTATCGACAAAG GATTGGGCTGACATTGAATTTGGCATAACTGAAGGAGTTGATTGTATTGCTCTTTCATTTGTAAAGGATGCTAATGACATTAAGTCCCTGAAAACGTACCTCTCCAGAAGATCATTAGA ACACATTAAGATATTTGCAAAGATCGAGAGTCTGGAATCTCTGAAGAACCTGAAAGACATCGTAGAGGCATCAGATGGAGTCATGGTTGCGCGTGGTGATCTTGGAGTTCAGGTTCCTCTAGAGCAAATCCCAGCCATCCAAGAGGCGATTGTTGAATTGTGTAGAAATCTGAACAAGCCTGTGATAGTTGCTTCTCAGCTTCTGGAATCTATGGTTGAATATCCAACACCAACTCGTGCAGAG GTGGCAGATGTTTCTGAAGCAGTGAGGCAATACGCAGACGCTATAATGCTGTCAGCTGAGTCTGCTATAGGTGCATTTCCTGAGAAAGCTCTATCCGTCCTACGTGCTGCTAGTGAGCGGATGGAATCATGGAGCCGTGAGGAGAACATGCAAAGACATCTTCCGCAATATCAGCTTGCAATAGCTCTGCCTGACCGGATTTCAGAGCAGATTTGCACCAGCGCTGTGGAAATGG CAAACAACCTTGCCGTGGACGCCATCTTCGTTTACACAAAGCATGGCCACATGGCGTCGCTCCTGTCACGCAACCGACCCAACCCTCCCATCTTCGCGTTCACCGATGACGCCAACACGAGAAAGAGCATGAACCTTTATTGGGGTGTGATCCCGCTCCAGCTCCTGCTGTCGAATAGCATGGATGACAACTTCAAGCAAACGATCAAGCTCCTGAAGTCCAAGGGCTCGGTGAAACCTGGGGACTCCGTCTTGGTCGTTGCCGACTCGGATCTGAACCAGCCTTGTGCTGCCACATCATCAGTGTACCAATCCATTCAGGTCCGATTGGTGGACTAG